From Drosophila virilis strain 15010-1051.87 chromosome X, Dvir_AGI_RSII-ME, whole genome shotgun sequence, the proteins below share one genomic window:
- the LOC6631685 gene encoding phospholipid-transporting ATPase ABCA3 isoform X2 yields the protein MSIRHYIDKFILLTWKLHKAQWNRPAELLWLIFAPLFLCCIAVGMRMGITLNERYNSYYAPVDLAQSWADLIGTLQERQKLGKQLNKSSNVFMPQLVLAWAPSDISLFGKIMELSLQELKSMELRNFSECSHMRKAISNEFLFAGVCFERGQIESNHEVTDNHLDEAVLPHFNYTIVFPSELRMFSASFIGDNWKTIYQDDPKTSIVRRLNEGSIDGHLGYVREGFINIQKAISETYLTMVSKPKAGIPKIVLRRFPVDGRIQDPLMHYINRGLPLLIIVGFLFPAQILVWQIVQEKQRQMRLYLINMNIGNIIHFAAWFFKGLAYMLISSLLITVIIKVPWKGNQSLLTQTPWYIILLVLCSYNVAATSFCLLVASFFKNTAFALRVATLLWLLTYMPFFVLWNNREKAVLVIRYIACALPNTVLALICESLLEREVFRDTKWMDMGYSLNYNADRISVHQGACIFLITTLVYCAIGLYMDVWNTGETGGGRRKHMPAPAHSGDFTFQERDDSFMPQGSQPVGVKATKIYEVEPSHRRFKIKIKKLCKRYSNNTRGALNSFTWNVYENEVTVLMGHNGCGKTTLLKVLAGLVEPTRGVVMVSDYNIQTERHDASMQLGLALSDDLLLPDLSVADQIRFICMVKGASWKDASEEIETYTQLLHLTHVKHTKVKSLSSQERNLLSIICAFAGGSPVVLIDDIHADLDLVTQALVCNLINEEKSKRTILLVSNSTSLASHLADRLAIMSNGELKCTGSKPFLRNMYGHGFRLTCIKGNAFDLAELRNLLAKYLPNLTVESDIGYKITFVLETKYEDRFPSLFDALEEEMVNLDIISFRLRDTSLDEIFMRFGSEEGDVSGETNLLIEDLNLVLEEADSNGRAKGRRLTQMHIQALFYMRWVLNKRQIPVKVIYLLALLVATACTFSAVLLYGKNYQLIPISFNLTQLHSIDAFVETMSDSLDVLEMQEFFSELLFWYDGHVKVLETADISDFYLLQQSEFNKVVNFRYMFGASFGQDLITVWFNNIPLHAAPYGLNLVHNVIARRFVNEESSIDVTLQPLPFKARVNTLPQTPLSLGGMMAINFSFIFSNIWQGIAIASILEKSFKKQQFLTGVRLSIYSFCLSLFDAIRVVLMSIFMIMMIAVYLSPRHDFHLYIWVFFALIMNGFSVITLSYVLTSICKDPNNAFVAVSFINTIGIIIFTLTVGDRLADMSDAFQLLPQYTFSEIVFKLLFLYEYHWLCKDENIKFVSSKVEKCRITPNCCISYDYWRGNYGVIFDVFMLLCAIMVPLALFLVGEQYTLMACTCLHRAIPKKCIWSEKQDHQARHEGMGAYMVDESVIAERLRVEKLTEQERAELAAVCQGIGKSYGNKSILIRIDLCISKSECVGLMGYNNTGKTTLVKMMVGETRPSHGRIWVGGYSMELERAKCYPLMGYCAQLSILPKDITPREILHIQSKLHGLPTQFAIQVRRITFALAILGDPLLICVDGPPGGIDPNGKRTLYSLTAYMQNRGCSFLYTNLSGLDCERMCQRTPVLYDGQLWTMGAQEQRYRRGYLLEVHFKRKANADISTARSTWDRINQFPVSPHNKLILFVQVKFPEATLQHQQESSMTFFIPRNSTNFSEIFLIIRKDAFELNIEDFYITRNIVTGMQTDLFDRSALKIAT from the exons ATGAGCATCCGACACTATATTGACAAGTTTATATTGCTGACATGGAAGCTACATAAGGCCCAATGGAACCGCCCCGCGGAGCTGCTCTGGCTGATATTCGCCCCCTTGTTCCTATGCTGCATTGCGGTGGGCATGCGCATGGGCATTACCCTGAACGAGCGGTATAACAGCTATTATGCTCCGGTCGATCTAGCCCAGAGCTGGGCGGATCTGATCGGTACACTGCAGGAGCGCCAGAAGCTGGGCAAGCAGCTAAATAAGAGCAGTAATGTGTTTATGCCGCAGCTGGTGCTGGCCTGGGCGCCCAGCGATATTAGCCTATTTGGGAAGATTATGGAGCTGTCTTTGCAAGAACTGAAATCAATGGAATTGCGCAACTTTAGCGAATGCTCGCACATGAGAAAGGCAATATCAAATGAGTTTCTGTTTGCTGGCGTTTGCTTTGAACGGGGCCAAATTGAATCGAACCACGAGGTGACTGACAATCACTTGGACGAGGCCGTCCTGCCGCACTTTAACTACACAATCGTATTTCCCAGTGAGCTGCGCATGTTCAGTGCCAGCTTCATTGGAGATAATTGGAAGACAATCTACCAAGACGATCCAAAGACATCCATAGTGCGACGGCTCAATGAAGGCAGCATTGATGGTCATTTGGGCTACGTTCGCGAGGGCTTCATTAACATCCAGAAAGCCATTTCCGAGACATATCTGACGATGGTGAGCAAACCGAAGGCGGGCATACCCAAGATAGTGTTGCGACGATTTCCGGTCGACGGACGCATTCAGGATCCGCTAATGCACTATATAAATCGCGGGCTACCTCTACTCATTAtcgttggctttttgtttccGGCACAGATACTAGTCTGG CAAATCGTTCAAGAAAAGCAACGCCAGATGCGTCTATATCTGATCAATATGAACATTGGCAATATTATACACTTCGCAGCCTGGTTCTTTAAGGGTCTCGCCTATATGCTCATCAGTTCGCTGCTTATAACCGTTATCATCAAG GTGCCTTGGAAAGGCAATCAATCCTTGTTGACTCAAACACCATGGTATATTATATTGCTAGTGCTGTGCTCGTATAATGTGGCAGCCACAAGCTTTTGCCTGTTGGTGGCCTCCTTCTTTAAGAACACCGCGTTCGCCTTGCGGGTGGCGACCTTGCTCTGGCTGCTGACTTATATGCCATTCTTTGTGCTGTGGAACAATCGGGAGAAGGCTGTGTTGGTAATACGTTACATAGCTTGCGCGTTGCCCAACACTGTACTGGCGCTGATATGCGAGAGCCTCTTGGAGCGGGAGGTGTTTCGTGACACGAAATGGATGGACATGGGATATTCTCTAAATTATAATGCCGACCGGATCAGTGTCCATCAGGGCGCATGTATATTTTTGATAACAACGCTCGTTTATTGCGCCATCGGCTTGTATATGGATGTATGGAATACTGGGGAAACGGGTGGTGGGCGGCGCAAGCATATGCCTGCGCCCGCCCACAGCGGCGACTTTACATTTCAGGAACGCGACGACAGCTTCATGCCGCAGGGCTCACAGCCGGTTGGAGTGAAGGCGACCAAAATCTACGAGGTAGAGCCATCGCATCGCCGTTTCAAGATCAAGATTAAGAAATTATGCAAACGCTATTCGAACAACACTCGCGGTGCCCTTAACTCGTTCACGTGGAATGTGTACGAGAACGAGGTAACAGTCCTGATGGGCCACAATGGTTGTGGCAAGACGACGCTGCTTAAGGTACTCGCCGGCCTGGTGGAGCCCACCCGTGGCGTGGTCATGGTGTCCGATTATAATATACAAACCGAACGCCACGATGCCTCCATGCAACTTGGCCTAGCGCTAAGTGACGATCTGCTCTTGCCGGACCTAAGCGTTGCCGATCAGATCCGGTTCATATGCATGGTGAAAGGTGCCTCATGGAAGGATGCCAGTGAAGAGATCGAGACATACACTCAGCTTCTACACTTGACACATGTTAAGCACACCAAGGTGAAAAGTCTGAGCAGCCAGGAACGTAATCTTCTTAGCATTATATGCGCCTTTGCCGGCGGCAGTCCTGTCGTACTTATCGACGATATTCACGCCGATCTGGATTTGGTCACACAAGCGCTCGTCTGCAATCTTATCAATGAGGAGAAATCGAAGCGCACCATCCTTTTGGTATCCAACTCAACATCTCTGGCGAGCCACTTAGCCGACCGTCTGGCGATCATGTCCAATGGCGAACTCAAGTGCACCGGCAGCAAACCCTTTCTGCGCAACATGTACGGCCATGGCTTCCGTCTG ACCTGTATCAAAGGTAATGCCTTTGATTTAGCAGAGCTACGAAACCTGTTGGCCAAATATCTGCCGAATCTGACAGTAGAAAGCGATATTGGCTATAAAATAACGTTCGTGCTAGAGACAAAGTACGAGGATAGATTCCCGAGCCTGTTCGACGCTCTGGAAGAGGAGATGGTGAACCTGGACATAATCAGTTTTCGCTTGCGCGACACATCCTTGGATGAGATCTTTATGCGGTTTGGTTCCGAGGAAGGTGATGTCAGCGGTGAGACAAACTTATTGATCGAAGACCTGAATTTGGTACTCGAAGAAGCCGACAGCAATGGGCGCGCCAAAGGACGCAGGCTAACTCAGATGCATATCCAAGCCCTGTTCTATATGCGCTGGGTGCTCAACAAGCGTCAAATACCCGTAAAAGTCATCTATTTGTTAGCCCTGCTGGTGGCCACGGCTTGCACGTTTTCCGCTGTATTGCTTTATGGCAAGAACTATCAGCTGATACCGATTTCCTTCAATTTAACGCAGCTGCACTCTATAGACGCGTTCGTGGAGACCATGTCTGATAGCTTGGATGTGCTCGAGATGCAGGAGTTCTTCTCGGAGCTGCTCTTCTGGTATGACGGTCATGTTAAAGTACTGGAGACCGCGGACATCTCGGACTTCTATCTGCTGCAGCAAAGCGAATTCAACAAGGTTGTCAATTTTCGCTACATGTTCGGCGCATCCTTTGGCCAGGACTTGATAACGGTCTGGTTCAACAATATACCACTTCATGCTGCTCCATATGGCCTCAATTTGGTGCACAATGTGATTGCACG ACGCTTTGTCAACGAGGAGTCTTCCATCGATGTGACCCTGCAACCGCTGCCATTTAAGGCACGTGTCAACACGCTGCCACAGACGCCGCTTAGCCTGGGCGGCATGATGGCCATCAATTTTTCGTTTATATTCAGCAACATATGGCAgggcattgccattgccagcaTACTCGAGAAGTCCTTCAAGAAGCAACAGTTTCTCACAGGTGTGCGACTCTCCATATACAGTTTCTGCTTGTCCCTCTTCGATGCCATAAGGGTGGTGCTGATGAGCATATTCATGATAATGATGATAGCTGTCTATCTGAGTCCGCGACACGACTTTCATCTATACA TCTGGGTTTTCTTTGCGCTGATTATGAATGGCTTCTCTGTCATAACATTATCGTACGTGCTCACCAGCATTTGCAAGGACCCAAACAATGCATTTGTCGCCgtttcatttataaataccATCGGAATTATCATTTTCACGTTAACTGTCGGCGATAGGCTGGCCGATATGAGCGATGCGTTCCAGCTATTACCCCAATACACTTTCAGCGAGATCGTGTTCAAGCTATTATTTCTGTACGAGTACCATTGGCTCTGCAAAGATGAAAATATCAAATTCGTCTCGTCCAAGGTCGAGAAGTGCCGCATTACTCCAAACTGTTGCA TCTCGTACGATTACTGGAGGGGAAACTATGGCGTTATCTTTGACGTATTCATGTTGCTCTGCGCAATAATGGTGCCCTTAGCGCTCTTCCTTGTGGGAGAACAGTACACGCTGATGGCATGCACGTGCCTGCACCGGGCAATACCGAAGAAGTGCATTTGGAGTGAGAAGCAGGATCATCAGGCGCGCCATGAGGGCATGGGTGCCTATATGGTGGACGAGTCTGTCATTGCCGAACGGCTGCGCGTTGAGAAACTGACCGAGCAGGAACGGGCTGAGCTGGCAGCCGTATGCCAGGGCATTGGCAAAAGCTATGGCAATAAGTCGATACTAATACGCATAGATCTTTGCATATCCAA GTCCGAATGCGTTGGTCTCATGGGCTACAACAATACCGGCAAGACGACACTGGTCAAAATGATGGTGGGGGAGACACGGCCGTCGCACGGACGCATCTGGGTAGGGGGCTACAGCATGGAGTTAGAGCGCGCCAAGTGTTATCCTCTGATGGGTTATTGCGCCCAGCTATCGATATTGCCCAAAGATATCACACCGCGCGAGATACTGCACATTCAGTCAAAGCTGCATGGGCTGCCCACCCAATTTGCCATACAG GTGCGCCGCATCACCTTCGCGCTGGCCATACTCGGCGATCCGCTGCTGATATGCGTCGATGGACCTCCAGGTGGCATCGATCCCAATGGCAAGCGCACCCTTTACAGCCTAACCGCCTACATGCAGAATCGTGGCTGCAGCTTTCTTTACACTAATCTCTCTGGCTTGGACTGCGAACGCATGTGCCAGCGCACTCCGGTCCTATATGATGGTCAGCTGTGGACAATGGGCGCCCAAGAGCAGCGTTATCGTCGCGGTTACCTGCTGGAGGTGCACTTTAAGCGAAAGGCGAATGCCGATATTAGCACGGCGAGGAGCACCTGGGATCGCATCAATCAGTTTCCCGTGTCGCCACACAACAAGTTAATTCTTTTCGTTCAAGTGAAATTCCCGGAGGCGACGTTACA GCATCAGCAAGAGAGTTCCATGACATTTTTTATACCACGCAATTCCACTAATTTCTCggaaatatttttgatcatACGCAAGGACGCATTCGAATTGAACATTGAGGATTTTTATATCACTCGTAACATTGTCACGGGCATGCAAACAGATCTTTTCGATCGTTCAGCACTGAAGATTGCCACCTAA
- the LOC6631685 gene encoding phospholipid-transporting ATPase ABCA3 isoform X1 → MSIRHYIDKFILLTWKLHKAQWNRPAELLWLIFAPLFLCCIAVGMRMGITLNERYNSYYAPVDLAQSWADLIGTLQERQKLGKQLNKSSNVFMPQLVLAWAPSDISLFGKIMELSLQELKSMELRNFSECSHMRKAISNEFLFAGVCFERGQIESNHEVTDNHLDEAVLPHFNYTIVFPSELRMFSASFIGDNWKTIYQDDPKTSIVRRLNEGSIDGHLGYVREGFINIQKAISETYLTMVSKPKAGIPKIVLRRFPVDGRIQDPLMHYINRGLPLLIIVGFLFPAQILVWQIVQEKQRQMRLYLINMNIGNIIHFAAWFFKGLAYMLISSLLITVIIKVPWKGNQSLLTQTPWYIILLVLCSYNVAATSFCLLVASFFKNTAFALRVATLLWLLTYMPFFVLWNNREKAVLVIRYIACALPNTVLALICESLLEREVFRDTKWMDMGYSLNYNADRISVHQGACIFLITTLVYCAIGLYMDVWNTGETGGGRRKHMPAPAHSGDFTFQERDDSFMPQGSQPVGVKATKIYEVEPSHRRFKIKIKKLCKRYSNNTRGALNSFTWNVYENEVTVLMGHNGCGKTTLLKVLAGLVEPTRGVVMVSDYNIQTERHDASMQLGLALSDDLLLPDLSVADQIRFICMVKGASWKDASEEIETYTQLLHLTHVKHTKVKSLSSQERNLLSIICAFAGGSPVVLIDDIHADLDLVTQALVCNLINEEKSKRTILLVSNSTSLASHLADRLAIMSNGELKCTGSKPFLRNMYGHGFRLTCIKGNAFDLAELRNLLAKYLPNLTVESDIGYKITFVLETKYEDRFPSLFDALEEEMVNLDIISFRLRDTSLDEIFMRFGSEEGDVSGETNLLIEDLNLVLEEADSNGRAKGRRLTQMHIQALFYMRWVLNKRQIPVKVIYLLALLVATACTFSAVLLYGKNYQLIPISFNLTQLHSIDAFVETMSDSLDVLEMQEFFSELLFWYDGHVKVLETADISDFYLLQQSEFNKVVNFRYMFGASFGQDLITVWFNNIPLHAAPYGLNLVHNVIARRFVNEESSIDVTLQPLPFKARVNTLPQTPLSLGGMMAINFSFIFSNIWQGIAIASILEKSFKKQQFLTGVRLSIYSFCLSLFDAIRVVLMSIFMIMMIAVYLSPRHDFHLYIWVFFALIMNGFSVITLSYVLTSICKDPNNAFVAVSFINTIGIIIFTLTVGDRLADMSDAFQLLPQYTFSEIVFKLLFLYEYHWLCKDENIKFVSSKVEKCRITPNCCISYDYWRGNYGVIFDVFMLLCAIMVPLALFLVGEQYTLMACTCLHRAIPKKCIWSEKQDHQARHEGMGAYMVDESVIAERLRVEKLTEQERAELAAVCQGIGKSYGNKSILIRIDLCISKSECVGLMGYNNTGKTTLVKMMVGETRPSHGRIWVGGYSMELERAKCYPLMGYCAQLSILPKDITPREILHIQSKLHGLPTQFAIQVCDALSHLLGFQSCYHQLICLCTTGQVRRITFALAILGDPLLICVDGPPGGIDPNGKRTLYSLTAYMQNRGCSFLYTNLSGLDCERMCQRTPVLYDGQLWTMGAQEQRYRRGYLLEVHFKRKANADISTARSTWDRINQFPVSPHNKLILFVQVKFPEATLQHQQESSMTFFIPRNSTNFSEIFLIIRKDAFELNIEDFYITRNIVTGMQTDLFDRSALKIAT, encoded by the exons ATGAGCATCCGACACTATATTGACAAGTTTATATTGCTGACATGGAAGCTACATAAGGCCCAATGGAACCGCCCCGCGGAGCTGCTCTGGCTGATATTCGCCCCCTTGTTCCTATGCTGCATTGCGGTGGGCATGCGCATGGGCATTACCCTGAACGAGCGGTATAACAGCTATTATGCTCCGGTCGATCTAGCCCAGAGCTGGGCGGATCTGATCGGTACACTGCAGGAGCGCCAGAAGCTGGGCAAGCAGCTAAATAAGAGCAGTAATGTGTTTATGCCGCAGCTGGTGCTGGCCTGGGCGCCCAGCGATATTAGCCTATTTGGGAAGATTATGGAGCTGTCTTTGCAAGAACTGAAATCAATGGAATTGCGCAACTTTAGCGAATGCTCGCACATGAGAAAGGCAATATCAAATGAGTTTCTGTTTGCTGGCGTTTGCTTTGAACGGGGCCAAATTGAATCGAACCACGAGGTGACTGACAATCACTTGGACGAGGCCGTCCTGCCGCACTTTAACTACACAATCGTATTTCCCAGTGAGCTGCGCATGTTCAGTGCCAGCTTCATTGGAGATAATTGGAAGACAATCTACCAAGACGATCCAAAGACATCCATAGTGCGACGGCTCAATGAAGGCAGCATTGATGGTCATTTGGGCTACGTTCGCGAGGGCTTCATTAACATCCAGAAAGCCATTTCCGAGACATATCTGACGATGGTGAGCAAACCGAAGGCGGGCATACCCAAGATAGTGTTGCGACGATTTCCGGTCGACGGACGCATTCAGGATCCGCTAATGCACTATATAAATCGCGGGCTACCTCTACTCATTAtcgttggctttttgtttccGGCACAGATACTAGTCTGG CAAATCGTTCAAGAAAAGCAACGCCAGATGCGTCTATATCTGATCAATATGAACATTGGCAATATTATACACTTCGCAGCCTGGTTCTTTAAGGGTCTCGCCTATATGCTCATCAGTTCGCTGCTTATAACCGTTATCATCAAG GTGCCTTGGAAAGGCAATCAATCCTTGTTGACTCAAACACCATGGTATATTATATTGCTAGTGCTGTGCTCGTATAATGTGGCAGCCACAAGCTTTTGCCTGTTGGTGGCCTCCTTCTTTAAGAACACCGCGTTCGCCTTGCGGGTGGCGACCTTGCTCTGGCTGCTGACTTATATGCCATTCTTTGTGCTGTGGAACAATCGGGAGAAGGCTGTGTTGGTAATACGTTACATAGCTTGCGCGTTGCCCAACACTGTACTGGCGCTGATATGCGAGAGCCTCTTGGAGCGGGAGGTGTTTCGTGACACGAAATGGATGGACATGGGATATTCTCTAAATTATAATGCCGACCGGATCAGTGTCCATCAGGGCGCATGTATATTTTTGATAACAACGCTCGTTTATTGCGCCATCGGCTTGTATATGGATGTATGGAATACTGGGGAAACGGGTGGTGGGCGGCGCAAGCATATGCCTGCGCCCGCCCACAGCGGCGACTTTACATTTCAGGAACGCGACGACAGCTTCATGCCGCAGGGCTCACAGCCGGTTGGAGTGAAGGCGACCAAAATCTACGAGGTAGAGCCATCGCATCGCCGTTTCAAGATCAAGATTAAGAAATTATGCAAACGCTATTCGAACAACACTCGCGGTGCCCTTAACTCGTTCACGTGGAATGTGTACGAGAACGAGGTAACAGTCCTGATGGGCCACAATGGTTGTGGCAAGACGACGCTGCTTAAGGTACTCGCCGGCCTGGTGGAGCCCACCCGTGGCGTGGTCATGGTGTCCGATTATAATATACAAACCGAACGCCACGATGCCTCCATGCAACTTGGCCTAGCGCTAAGTGACGATCTGCTCTTGCCGGACCTAAGCGTTGCCGATCAGATCCGGTTCATATGCATGGTGAAAGGTGCCTCATGGAAGGATGCCAGTGAAGAGATCGAGACATACACTCAGCTTCTACACTTGACACATGTTAAGCACACCAAGGTGAAAAGTCTGAGCAGCCAGGAACGTAATCTTCTTAGCATTATATGCGCCTTTGCCGGCGGCAGTCCTGTCGTACTTATCGACGATATTCACGCCGATCTGGATTTGGTCACACAAGCGCTCGTCTGCAATCTTATCAATGAGGAGAAATCGAAGCGCACCATCCTTTTGGTATCCAACTCAACATCTCTGGCGAGCCACTTAGCCGACCGTCTGGCGATCATGTCCAATGGCGAACTCAAGTGCACCGGCAGCAAACCCTTTCTGCGCAACATGTACGGCCATGGCTTCCGTCTG ACCTGTATCAAAGGTAATGCCTTTGATTTAGCAGAGCTACGAAACCTGTTGGCCAAATATCTGCCGAATCTGACAGTAGAAAGCGATATTGGCTATAAAATAACGTTCGTGCTAGAGACAAAGTACGAGGATAGATTCCCGAGCCTGTTCGACGCTCTGGAAGAGGAGATGGTGAACCTGGACATAATCAGTTTTCGCTTGCGCGACACATCCTTGGATGAGATCTTTATGCGGTTTGGTTCCGAGGAAGGTGATGTCAGCGGTGAGACAAACTTATTGATCGAAGACCTGAATTTGGTACTCGAAGAAGCCGACAGCAATGGGCGCGCCAAAGGACGCAGGCTAACTCAGATGCATATCCAAGCCCTGTTCTATATGCGCTGGGTGCTCAACAAGCGTCAAATACCCGTAAAAGTCATCTATTTGTTAGCCCTGCTGGTGGCCACGGCTTGCACGTTTTCCGCTGTATTGCTTTATGGCAAGAACTATCAGCTGATACCGATTTCCTTCAATTTAACGCAGCTGCACTCTATAGACGCGTTCGTGGAGACCATGTCTGATAGCTTGGATGTGCTCGAGATGCAGGAGTTCTTCTCGGAGCTGCTCTTCTGGTATGACGGTCATGTTAAAGTACTGGAGACCGCGGACATCTCGGACTTCTATCTGCTGCAGCAAAGCGAATTCAACAAGGTTGTCAATTTTCGCTACATGTTCGGCGCATCCTTTGGCCAGGACTTGATAACGGTCTGGTTCAACAATATACCACTTCATGCTGCTCCATATGGCCTCAATTTGGTGCACAATGTGATTGCACG ACGCTTTGTCAACGAGGAGTCTTCCATCGATGTGACCCTGCAACCGCTGCCATTTAAGGCACGTGTCAACACGCTGCCACAGACGCCGCTTAGCCTGGGCGGCATGATGGCCATCAATTTTTCGTTTATATTCAGCAACATATGGCAgggcattgccattgccagcaTACTCGAGAAGTCCTTCAAGAAGCAACAGTTTCTCACAGGTGTGCGACTCTCCATATACAGTTTCTGCTTGTCCCTCTTCGATGCCATAAGGGTGGTGCTGATGAGCATATTCATGATAATGATGATAGCTGTCTATCTGAGTCCGCGACACGACTTTCATCTATACA TCTGGGTTTTCTTTGCGCTGATTATGAATGGCTTCTCTGTCATAACATTATCGTACGTGCTCACCAGCATTTGCAAGGACCCAAACAATGCATTTGTCGCCgtttcatttataaataccATCGGAATTATCATTTTCACGTTAACTGTCGGCGATAGGCTGGCCGATATGAGCGATGCGTTCCAGCTATTACCCCAATACACTTTCAGCGAGATCGTGTTCAAGCTATTATTTCTGTACGAGTACCATTGGCTCTGCAAAGATGAAAATATCAAATTCGTCTCGTCCAAGGTCGAGAAGTGCCGCATTACTCCAAACTGTTGCA TCTCGTACGATTACTGGAGGGGAAACTATGGCGTTATCTTTGACGTATTCATGTTGCTCTGCGCAATAATGGTGCCCTTAGCGCTCTTCCTTGTGGGAGAACAGTACACGCTGATGGCATGCACGTGCCTGCACCGGGCAATACCGAAGAAGTGCATTTGGAGTGAGAAGCAGGATCATCAGGCGCGCCATGAGGGCATGGGTGCCTATATGGTGGACGAGTCTGTCATTGCCGAACGGCTGCGCGTTGAGAAACTGACCGAGCAGGAACGGGCTGAGCTGGCAGCCGTATGCCAGGGCATTGGCAAAAGCTATGGCAATAAGTCGATACTAATACGCATAGATCTTTGCATATCCAA GTCCGAATGCGTTGGTCTCATGGGCTACAACAATACCGGCAAGACGACACTGGTCAAAATGATGGTGGGGGAGACACGGCCGTCGCACGGACGCATCTGGGTAGGGGGCTACAGCATGGAGTTAGAGCGCGCCAAGTGTTATCCTCTGATGGGTTATTGCGCCCAGCTATCGATATTGCCCAAAGATATCACACCGCGCGAGATACTGCACATTCAGTCAAAGCTGCATGGGCTGCCCACCCAATTTGCCATACAGGTCTGCGATGCCTTGTCCCATTTGCTGGGATTTCAAAGCTGTTATCATCAGCTAATTTGCCTATGCACCACCGGACAGGTGCGCCGCATCACCTTCGCGCTGGCCATACTCGGCGATCCGCTGCTGATATGCGTCGATGGACCTCCAGGTGGCATCGATCCCAATGGCAAGCGCACCCTTTACAGCCTAACCGCCTACATGCAGAATCGTGGCTGCAGCTTTCTTTACACTAATCTCTCTGGCTTGGACTGCGAACGCATGTGCCAGCGCACTCCGGTCCTATATGATGGTCAGCTGTGGACAATGGGCGCCCAAGAGCAGCGTTATCGTCGCGGTTACCTGCTGGAGGTGCACTTTAAGCGAAAGGCGAATGCCGATATTAGCACGGCGAGGAGCACCTGGGATCGCATCAATCAGTTTCCCGTGTCGCCACACAACAAGTTAATTCTTTTCGTTCAAGTGAAATTCCCGGAGGCGACGTTACA GCATCAGCAAGAGAGTTCCATGACATTTTTTATACCACGCAATTCCACTAATTTCTCggaaatatttttgatcatACGCAAGGACGCATTCGAATTGAACATTGAGGATTTTTATATCACTCGTAACATTGTCACGGGCATGCAAACAGATCTTTTCGATCGTTCAGCACTGAAGATTGCCACCTAA